Sequence from the Actinomycetota bacterium genome:
GTCCACATCAGGATCTACCGCACGGACAGCCCGGCGGTCAGCAGCTCGTGGCTGCAGACCGGCTGGATCGCATCAACTCCTACGGGGAAGCTCCTGACCTGCCTGGGTCTCGCTTGGGCTCGAAGGAGCCGGTCACCTCTTGCCCCCCGGAGCGGCCCCGCAGCCGTCTCAACTATGAGGATCCGGTGGCGCCAGTAGACTCACCGGATGGACACCGACGGCCGCCCCGCCGACCGGGGCTACGCCGCCGGCGCCCGCGCCGGGCTGCCGTTCGCGGTGGCCACCGTCGTGCTCGGCGTGTCGTTCGGGGTGCTGGCCCGCCAGCTCGGCTGGGGCGTCGCCGCGCCGATCATCTGCTCGGCGGTGGTGCTGTCGGGGTCGGCGCAGTTCGCCGCCGCCTCGATCCTGGGCGCCGGCGGCGGGGTAGGGGCCGCCACCCTGGCGGCAGTGTTCGTCAACGCCCGGTTCCTCCCGATGGGGCTGGCCCTCGCCCCCTCCCTGGTCGGCGGCCGGCTGCGCCGGGCGGCCGAGGGCCAGCTGGTGATCGATGCCTCCTGGGCCCTGGCCAACCGCGGCGACGGCACCTTCGAGCGCAAGTACCTCATCGGCGCGACCGTACCCCAGCTCAGCGCGTGGATCGCCGGCACGGCGCTGGGCGCGGTGGGCGGTGGCCTGCTCGCCGACCCCGAGGCCCTCGGCCTGGACGTGGTGTTCCCGGCGTTCTTCCTGATCCTGCTGGCCGAGGAGCTGCGCGACCGGCAGGCGGTGGCCGTGGCGGTGGCCGGCGGGCTGGTGGCCCTGGCCTTGGTGCCGTTCGCGCCGCCGGGCATCCCGGTGGTGGCGGCGTGCGCGGCGGCGCTGCTCGGCCTGTGGAGGCGCCGGTGAGCGCGGTCTGGCTGACGATCATCCTGGTCGCGGTGGCCAGCGCCGCCATCAAGGCGGCCGGGCCGCTGCTGCTCGGCGACCG
This genomic interval carries:
- a CDS encoding AzlC family ABC transporter permease yields the protein MDTDGRPADRGYAAGARAGLPFAVATVVLGVSFGVLARQLGWGVAAPIICSAVVLSGSAQFAAASILGAGGGVGAATLAAVFVNARFLPMGLALAPSLVGGRLRRAAEGQLVIDASWALANRGDGTFERKYLIGATVPQLSAWIAGTALGAVGGGLLADPEALGLDVVFPAFFLILLAEELRDRQAVAVAVAGGLVALALVPFAPPGIPVVAACAAALLGLWRRR